One region of Halomicrobium sp. LC1Hm genomic DNA includes:
- a CDS encoding YqjF family protein, with protein MSGPLRPLSITLSDVCFLHWPVAPAVVRAVIPGWAEPDTMDGTAWVSALSFAIDRFDAFGVPVREHVESVAVRTYVQTPSGDRAVAFLSLDVTDRLVADALRTLFHLPASHADVRRRRQGGRTEVVSRRRDGANARLGVTFEPTGTPTTTAPDTLAAFLLDRERYVTTGPLETRLVGSVGHPPWRVQPADAAVTETTLLDAAGVDALDGESLAHYSPGVEMGVGVLEPL; from the coding sequence ATGTCCGGGCCGCTGCGTCCCCTCTCGATCACGCTCTCGGACGTGTGTTTCCTCCACTGGCCGGTCGCGCCTGCCGTGGTTCGTGCCGTGATCCCCGGCTGGGCCGAACCGGACACGATGGACGGCACGGCGTGGGTGTCCGCGCTGTCGTTCGCGATCGATCGCTTCGACGCCTTCGGCGTCCCCGTCCGCGAGCACGTCGAGAGCGTCGCCGTCCGCACGTACGTGCAGACGCCGTCCGGCGACCGTGCGGTCGCCTTTCTCTCGCTGGACGTGACCGACCGTCTCGTCGCCGACGCCCTCCGAACGCTCTTTCACCTGCCGGCGTCCCACGCCGACGTACGACGGCGACGCCAGGGCGGCCGCACGGAGGTCGTCTCGCGGCGGCGAGACGGCGCGAACGCGCGACTGGGCGTCACGTTCGAACCGACTGGGACGCCGACGACGACGGCTCCCGACACCCTCGCCGCCTTCCTGCTCGACCGCGAGCGCTACGTGACGACCGGGCCGCTGGAGACGCGACTCGTCGGGTCGGTGGGACACCCGCCGTGGAGGGTTCAGCCCGCCGACGCGGCCGTGACGGAGACGACGCTGCTGGACGCGGCGGGGGTCGACGCCCTCGACGGCGAGTCGCTGGCCCACTACAGTCCCGGCGTCGAGATGGGCGTGGGCGTGCTGGAACCGCTGTAG
- a CDS encoding YqjF family protein — protein sequence MRPLLSMEWRNVLFAHWPVPVETVARSLPDGLSVDTFDGSAWLGVVPFRMADIRPRGSPIGRSFYELNLRTYVTLDGQPGVYFYNLDADDRLGVAVARRLFRLPYYRARMTAHRDGSRTRLQSVRTHPDAPDVRFRASFEPTGLPEPARDDSLAAFLTERYRFYVADDRGRIYFADIDHPPWDLQPATVTFDHNDLFAASGFDTPDSERIVHFSPGLDVTAGRLHRHG from the coding sequence ATGCGCCCTCTGCTCTCGATGGAGTGGCGAAACGTCCTGTTCGCCCACTGGCCGGTCCCGGTCGAGACGGTCGCTCGGTCGCTGCCAGATGGGCTCTCCGTCGACACTTTCGACGGGTCCGCGTGGCTCGGCGTCGTCCCCTTCCGGATGGCGGACATCCGGCCGCGGGGCTCCCCGATCGGACGCTCGTTCTACGAGCTGAACCTCCGGACGTACGTCACGCTGGACGGCCAGCCCGGCGTGTACTTCTACAATCTCGACGCCGACGACCGGCTCGGCGTCGCGGTGGCTCGCCGGCTGTTCCGGCTGCCCTACTACCGAGCGCGGATGACCGCTCATCGTGACGGCTCGCGGACGCGCCTCCAGAGCGTGCGCACCCATCCCGACGCCCCGGACGTTCGATTTCGGGCCAGCTTCGAGCCCACCGGCCTGCCAGAGCCCGCACGCGACGACTCGCTGGCCGCGTTCCTCACCGAGCGGTATCGGTTCTACGTGGCCGACGACCGCGGCCGGATCTACTTCGCCGACATCGACCACCCGCCGTGGGACCTCCAGCCGGCGACGGTCACGTTCGACCACAACGACCTGTTCGCCGCCAGCGGCTTCGATACGCCCGACTCAGAGCGGATCGTCCACTTCAGCCCCGGCCTCGACGTGACCGCGGGCCGACTCCACCGACACGGCTGA
- a CDS encoding aldo/keto reductase, with translation MEYTTLGSTGIEVSKICLGCMSFGTSEWRDWVLDESESRAVIDRAIDLGINFFDTANMYSAGESERVLGEALSGYDRGEQVVATKGFFQMDEDNPNAGGLSRKAIEQELSASLERLGMDTVDLYQIHRWDDDTPIETTLRTLDDAVRRGQIRHAGASSMWTYQFADALRTSEREDLTRFETMQNHYNLLYREEEREMLPFCQREDVAVIPWSPLARGYLTRPHEEFDATTRGQTDDHAREHPYFEGGGREINERVQELAEEKDATMAQIALSWLLHKDAVDAPIVGTTTIEHLEQAVAALDISLSDSDIEWLEAPYEPVPVSGHE, from the coding sequence ATGGAGTACACGACGCTGGGTTCGACCGGGATCGAGGTCTCGAAGATCTGTCTGGGGTGTATGAGCTTCGGCACCTCCGAGTGGCGCGACTGGGTCCTCGACGAGTCCGAGAGTCGAGCGGTCATCGACCGCGCGATCGACCTGGGGATCAACTTCTTCGATACGGCCAACATGTACTCGGCGGGCGAGTCCGAGCGCGTCCTCGGTGAGGCGCTGTCGGGGTACGACCGCGGCGAGCAGGTCGTCGCCACGAAGGGGTTCTTCCAGATGGACGAGGACAATCCCAACGCTGGCGGCCTCTCGCGGAAGGCCATCGAACAGGAGCTGTCGGCCTCGCTGGAGCGGCTGGGGATGGACACCGTCGACCTCTACCAGATCCACCGCTGGGACGACGACACGCCCATCGAGACGACGCTGCGGACGCTGGACGACGCCGTCCGCCGCGGCCAGATCCGCCACGCCGGGGCCTCCTCGATGTGGACCTACCAGTTCGCCGATGCCCTGCGGACCAGCGAGCGCGAGGACCTGACCCGCTTCGAGACGATGCAGAACCACTACAACCTCCTCTATCGCGAGGAGGAACGCGAGATGCTCCCCTTCTGCCAGCGGGAGGACGTCGCCGTCATCCCGTGGAGCCCGCTCGCCCGCGGCTACCTCACGCGCCCCCACGAGGAGTTCGACGCCACGACGCGAGGCCAGACTGACGACCACGCGCGAGAACACCCCTACTTCGAGGGCGGCGGCCGCGAGATCAACGAGCGCGTTCAGGAACTGGCCGAGGAGAAGGACGCGACGATGGCCCAGATCGCGCTCTCGTGGCTCCTGCACAAGGACGCCGTGGACGCCCCCATCGTCGGGACGACGACGATCGAGCACCTCGAACAGGCCGTCGCCGCGCTCGACATCTCGCTGTCCGACAGCGACATTGAGTGGCTGGAAGCGCCCTACGAGCCGGTGCCGGTTTCGGGCCACGAGTAG
- a CDS encoding ABC transporter permease gives MASDRSLDPRLVIARRDLASLGREKTIVLAILIQLFVAAFSSFLVVGLTSLYDPGSVESGGIEMAVTGDAQQELFEAVAETDGVQPVAFDTTDDAQQAFNVGRVDAVLTGTYAPSPDSDGQVIQVTAIAPDSSIRTTLIVVQLREVLKTLERNERFERAESLDAPPLELPPEANASPYFSFTYTVLIPLLLFLPPFISGSVAVDTITEEIERGTLELLRVAPVSLVDVVDGKSLAMIALAPAQAALWIGLLAVNGIAVSNPLALLVFVAATAAIVVVFGVVLGLQLGRRRPAQLLYSVLTLVVFGAAILLPEHPSTTAAKLAVDSPSLVTYGHVAGYVVAAVVLFVVARRYVARVEPESL, from the coding sequence TTGGCCAGTGATCGCTCGCTGGACCCGCGGCTCGTGATCGCCCGCCGGGACCTGGCGTCGCTCGGGCGCGAGAAGACGATCGTGCTCGCGATTCTGATCCAGCTGTTCGTGGCGGCGTTCTCGTCGTTCCTCGTGGTCGGGCTCACGTCGCTGTACGATCCCGGTTCGGTCGAGTCGGGCGGCATCGAGATGGCCGTCACCGGCGACGCCCAGCAAGAGCTGTTCGAGGCCGTCGCGGAGACCGACGGCGTCCAGCCGGTCGCGTTCGACACGACCGACGACGCACAGCAGGCGTTCAACGTCGGGCGCGTCGACGCGGTGTTGACGGGAACGTACGCGCCTTCACCCGACAGTGACGGCCAGGTAATCCAGGTGACGGCGATCGCGCCCGACAGCAGCATCCGGACGACGTTGATCGTCGTCCAGCTGCGCGAGGTGCTGAAGACCCTGGAGCGCAACGAACGGTTCGAGCGCGCCGAATCGCTCGATGCGCCGCCCCTCGAACTCCCGCCGGAGGCGAACGCCAGCCCGTACTTCAGCTTCACCTACACCGTCTTGATCCCGCTCTTACTGTTCTTGCCGCCGTTCATCAGCGGCTCGGTCGCCGTCGACACCATCACCGAGGAGATCGAACGCGGCACGCTCGAACTGCTGCGGGTCGCGCCGGTCAGCCTGGTCGACGTGGTCGACGGCAAGTCCCTGGCGATGATCGCGTTGGCACCGGCACAGGCGGCGCTGTGGATCGGCCTGCTGGCGGTCAACGGGATCGCGGTGTCGAATCCGCTGGCGCTGTTGGTGTTCGTCGCCGCGACGGCGGCGATCGTCGTCGTCTTCGGCGTCGTGCTGGGACTGCAACTCGGTCGTCGACGGCCCGCACAACTCCTGTACTCGGTCCTGACGCTGGTTGTCTTCGGCGCGGCGATCCTCCTGCCGGAACACCCATCGACGACGGCGGCCAAGCTCGCGGTCGACAGCCCGTCGCTCGTGACCTACGGCCACGTCGCCGGCTACGTCGTCGCCGCCGTGGTGCTGTTCGTGGTCGCGCGCCGGTACGTCGCCCGCGTCGAGCCCGAGTCGCTGTAG
- a CDS encoding ABC transporter permease subunit — protein MNPRKLLRIAKWEVTKNAGGVDKRTVAIMAVSVVAMVLVAGLAASSGASGLDSGLYRIGVDESSSYYAPASDDAAFVVQEPDPAAVERGDQELLFVGTQLASSPEDPKERAALGEFRTSVDRYNSRQMARDDNQTAAAPVSVTLVYLEQSGVSETIASDSGSGDGGDGDGGSAGGSSGASGGDGGSAGGSTDSDAGGLAGLGAGLTGGSTTGSPSDIQPPFPFESLVLAFLFIVPMNFVIQAYGSTMLSERLNRRGELLLVSPVSRFDIVAGKTLPYFLGAMGVVTAITLGLRFSGLTAGGGPIAVLAMLPIALLFLSATFCGAMFARSFKELTFVTVTVTVSLTSYAFVPAIFTDVTPIALISPLTVVVRDLQAQAVTLGDFVFATTPPTLTAVVLFGLGAGLYREEDMFTQRAIPLKVLDALSGRIKSKWSALKLSVILLPFVFVAELAAVALLFALGDISIPLVLVAVVVIEEVAKSLHLYAGFTSGRYDRSLRTGVVVGALSGVGFFLAEKVTVLAQLVNPGLREIPTSQAGLELVPAGVPLPLVLLVLLLLPLLLHVVTATVSSLGARRSRRSYLLALGAAMVIHFAYNYTVVIALGQ, from the coding sequence ATGAACCCGCGGAAGCTACTGCGGATCGCCAAGTGGGAGGTGACCAAGAACGCCGGGGGCGTCGACAAGCGGACCGTCGCCATCATGGCCGTCTCGGTCGTGGCGATGGTGCTGGTCGCCGGGCTCGCAGCCAGCAGCGGGGCCAGCGGACTCGACAGCGGGCTCTACCGGATCGGCGTCGACGAGTCGAGTTCCTACTACGCACCGGCCAGCGACGACGCGGCGTTCGTCGTCCAGGAGCCAGACCCCGCGGCGGTCGAACGCGGCGACCAGGAACTGCTCTTCGTCGGGACACAGCTGGCGAGCAGCCCGGAAGACCCCAAAGAGCGGGCGGCGCTCGGTGAGTTCCGGACGAGCGTCGATCGGTACAACAGTCGTCAGATGGCCCGCGACGACAACCAGACCGCCGCAGCGCCCGTCTCGGTGACGCTGGTCTACCTCGAACAGTCCGGCGTCTCTGAGACGATCGCGTCCGACAGCGGGTCGGGCGATGGCGGCGACGGCGACGGTGGCAGTGCCGGCGGATCGAGCGGCGCGAGCGGCGGCGACGGCGGCAGTGCCGGCGGCTCGACCGACAGCGATGCCGGGGGGCTGGCCGGGCTCGGCGCGGGACTGACGGGTGGATCGACCACCGGCTCTCCCTCGGACATCCAGCCGCCCTTCCCCTTCGAGTCGCTCGTGCTCGCCTTCCTCTTTATCGTCCCGATGAACTTCGTCATCCAGGCCTACGGCTCGACGATGCTCTCCGAGCGGCTCAACCGCCGGGGGGAACTGCTGCTGGTCTCTCCGGTCAGCCGGTTCGACATCGTCGCCGGGAAGACGCTACCGTACTTCCTCGGGGCCATGGGCGTCGTGACGGCGATTACGCTCGGTCTGCGATTCTCCGGGCTCACTGCGGGCGGCGGGCCGATCGCGGTCCTCGCGATGCTCCCGATCGCACTGCTCTTCCTCTCGGCGACGTTCTGTGGCGCGATGTTCGCGCGGTCGTTCAAGGAGCTGACTTTCGTCACGGTGACTGTGACGGTCTCGCTGACCAGTTACGCCTTCGTCCCGGCGATCTTCACGGACGTGACGCCGATCGCGCTGATCTCGCCGCTGACGGTCGTGGTCCGCGATCTCCAGGCACAGGCGGTGACTCTCGGAGACTTCGTCTTCGCGACGACGCCGCCGACGCTAACTGCGGTGGTCCTGTTCGGACTCGGTGCGGGTCTCTACCGCGAAGAGGACATGTTCACCCAGCGAGCGATCCCACTGAAGGTGCTCGACGCGCTGTCGGGGCGGATCAAGTCGAAGTGGAGCGCACTGAAGCTCTCGGTGATCCTGCTCCCGTTCGTCTTCGTCGCCGAACTGGCGGCGGTGGCGCTGCTGTTCGCGCTCGGTGACATCTCTATTCCGCTCGTGCTGGTCGCCGTCGTGGTGATCGAGGAAGTCGCGAAGAGCCTCCACCTCTACGCGGGCTTCACGAGCGGGCGGTACGATCGATCGCTGCGAACGGGGGTGGTCGTCGGCGCGCTGAGCGGCGTCGGTTTCTTCCTCGCGGAGAAAGTGACCGTGCTGGCCCAACTGGTCAACCCCGGCCTGCGAGAGATCCCGACCAGCCAGGCCGGTCTCGAACTCGTGCCCGCTGGCGTCCCACTCCCCCTGGTCCTGCTGGTCCTCCTGCTCCTGCCGCTCCTCTTGCACGTCGTCACTGCGACGGTCTCCTCGCTCGGGGCGCGGCGCTCTCGGCGGTCGTACCTGCTGGCTCTGGGGGCCGCGATGGTGATTCACTTCGCCTACAACTACACGGTGGTGATCGCCCTTGGCCAGTGA
- a CDS encoding ABC transporter ATP-binding protein, producing the protein MIEARDLRKEYGDFVAVEGSTFSVDQGEVFGVIGPNGAGKTTTLKMLSGLLEPTSGEVSVAGYDVTDTEMRQQLGFLPEESPLYEEMTPLSYLRFFADLYDVPTDVATERMHDTLDELELEHRERKLGDMSKGMKRKVAIARSLINDPDVLVYDEPASGLDPLTTNYVIQFTEQLAREGKTIVFSAHNLYHVETICDRVAIMNEGQIVARGDLEALQDEYGDREYHVYATVEVPGAVAENGNWRRVVETMDGVEDVRTAAAERGGEVIDIRTEESSLEEVFLNVAESETPGTRYVEEA; encoded by the coding sequence ATGATCGAAGCTCGGGACCTTCGCAAGGAGTACGGGGACTTCGTCGCCGTCGAGGGGAGCACGTTCTCCGTCGACCAGGGCGAGGTGTTCGGCGTCATCGGCCCGAACGGTGCGGGCAAGACGACGACGCTGAAGATGCTCTCCGGCCTGCTCGAACCGACCAGCGGCGAGGTGTCCGTCGCCGGCTACGACGTGACCGACACCGAGATGCGCCAGCAACTCGGCTTCCTCCCCGAGGAATCGCCCCTCTACGAGGAGATGACGCCGCTGTCGTACCTGCGATTCTTCGCGGACCTGTACGACGTGCCGACGGACGTGGCGACCGAACGGATGCACGACACGCTGGACGAGCTCGAACTCGAACACCGCGAGCGCAAGCTGGGCGACATGTCCAAGGGGATGAAGCGGAAGGTCGCCATCGCCAGATCGCTGATCAACGACCCGGACGTGCTGGTCTACGACGAACCCGCCAGCGGACTCGACCCGCTGACGACGAACTACGTCATCCAGTTCACCGAGCAACTGGCCCGGGAGGGCAAGACCATCGTCTTCTCGGCGCACAATCTCTACCACGTCGAGACGATCTGTGACCGCGTGGCGATCATGAACGAGGGCCAGATCGTCGCTCGCGGCGATCTAGAAGCCCTCCAGGACGAGTACGGCGACCGGGAGTACCACGTCTACGCGACCGTCGAGGTGCCCGGCGCGGTCGCGGAGAACGGCAACTGGCGGCGCGTCGTCGAGACGATGGACGGCGTCGAGGACGTACGGACGGCCGCCGCCGAACGCGGCGGCGAGGTCATCGACATCAGGACCGAGGAGTCGAGCCTCGAAGAGGTGTTCCTCAACGTCGCCGAGAGCGAGACGCCGGGGACCCGCTACGTCGAGGAGGCCTAG
- a CDS encoding SRPBCC family protein, whose amino-acid sequence MALNVDRTPDGRRLCVSRVIPATRDAAWDVLTDTNQWPDWGPSVRAVESSERIVERGTTGSVTTPIGTVPFEITSCRDYRWTWRVAKLPATGHRVENVRADRCRVVFEIPLLAAGYAPVCQRALGRIEALLRE is encoded by the coding sequence GTGGCGCTGAACGTCGATCGGACTCCAGACGGGCGTCGCCTCTGTGTGAGCCGGGTGATTCCGGCGACCCGCGACGCCGCCTGGGACGTTCTCACAGACACGAACCAGTGGCCCGACTGGGGACCGTCGGTGCGGGCGGTCGAGTCGAGCGAGCGGATCGTCGAACGGGGAACGACCGGCAGTGTGACGACGCCGATCGGGACGGTTCCGTTCGAGATCACGAGCTGTCGGGACTACCGGTGGACGTGGCGGGTCGCGAAGCTCCCCGCGACCGGCCACCGCGTCGAGAACGTCCGCGCGGACCGCTGCCGGGTCGTCTTCGAGATACCACTGCTCGCGGCGGGCTACGCGCCCGTGTGCCAGCGGGCGCTGGGCCGGATCGAGGCGCTCCTGCGAGAGTAA
- a CDS encoding transcriptional regulator, translated as MPHICRECKRTFDTELELELHRDTCSAGELFCDECGERFSERAGTEDGWHYRCPNDDCDGEGIDDAIHRVSKARVQTP; from the coding sequence ATGCCACATATCTGCCGGGAGTGCAAGCGCACCTTCGACACGGAGCTCGAGCTCGAACTTCACCGAGACACCTGCAGTGCCGGCGAGCTGTTCTGTGACGAGTGTGGGGAACGGTTCTCCGAGCGGGCGGGCACAGAGGACGGCTGGCACTATCGATGCCCGAACGACGACTGCGACGGCGAAGGGATCGACGACGCGATCCACCGGGTATCGAAGGCCCGCGTCCAGACGCCCTGA
- the sucD gene encoding succinate--CoA ligase subunit alpha — protein sequence MSVLVDEDTRVVVQGITGGEGKFHTEQMMEYGTNVVAGAVPGRGGQEVAGVPVYDTVDRAAREENANTAVVFVPPAFAGDALFEALDAPVDLVVAITEGIPTQDMSRVKRKQDETDTHLVGPNCPGVITPGVAKLGILPGNIFSSGDVGLVSRSGTLTYQVVDNLTNRDIGQSTAIGIGGDPIIGTSFIDALELFEADPDTKAVVMCGEIGGEDEEQAARYIGEHMDTPVAGFIAGRTAPPGKRMGHAGAIVSGGGTGTAESKIDALESNGVPVGDTPEEVVDHVEDIL from the coding sequence ATGAGTGTATTAGTCGACGAAGATACTCGTGTCGTCGTCCAGGGGATCACTGGCGGCGAAGGGAAGTTCCACACCGAGCAGATGATGGAGTACGGCACCAACGTCGTCGCCGGTGCCGTGCCCGGCCGCGGCGGCCAGGAAGTCGCTGGCGTGCCGGTCTACGACACCGTCGACCGCGCCGCACGCGAAGAGAACGCCAACACCGCCGTCGTGTTCGTCCCGCCGGCCTTCGCCGGTGACGCCCTGTTCGAGGCACTCGACGCACCGGTCGACCTCGTCGTCGCCATCACCGAGGGCATTCCGACACAGGACATGTCCCGCGTCAAGCGCAAACAGGACGAGACCGACACCCACCTCGTGGGTCCGAACTGTCCGGGCGTCATCACGCCGGGGGTCGCGAAACTCGGCATCCTGCCGGGCAACATCTTCTCGTCGGGCGACGTGGGTCTGGTCTCTCGCTCCGGGACGCTGACCTACCAGGTCGTCGACAACCTCACCAACCGCGACATCGGCCAGTCGACCGCCATCGGTATCGGCGGCGACCCGATTATCGGGACGAGCTTCATCGACGCGCTGGAACTGTTCGAAGCCGACCCCGACACGAAGGCCGTCGTCATGTGCGGCGAGATCGGCGGCGAGGACGAAGAGCAGGCCGCCCGCTACATCGGCGAGCACATGGACACGCCCGTCGCCGGCTTCATCGCCGGCCGCACCGCCCCGCCGGGCAAGCGCATGGGCCACGCCGGTGCCATCGTCTCCGGCGGCGGGACCGGCACCGCCGAGTCCAAGATCGACGCACTGGAGAGCAACGGCGTACCGGTCGGCGACACGCCCGAGGAAGTCGTCGACCACGTCGAAGACATCCTGTAG
- the sucC gene encoding ADP-forming succinate--CoA ligase subunit beta — MKLHEYQAKQVFADAGVPTPASTLATTVDDAVDAAEEIGYPVAIKAQVQVGGRGKAGGIKLAENAEQARQYADEILGMDLKGLHVDRVLVEEAVDFVNELYVGVTMDRGEGEPVAMVSTRGGVNIEEVAEEEPEAIAREHIDPAFGMHHYQARKVVYDAGVDREVANDVAGVLKTLYDLWEDKDGSDAEINPLMVTADDEVIAADAVMNVDDDALFRHPDLEEMEDEADAGDELEQKADEYGFDYVRLSGNVGIIGNGAGLVMTTLDLVDHFGGEPANFLDVGGGAKAQRIANALDMVFSDDNVDSVVFNIFGGITRGDEVAKGINQALEQFDEIPKPVVVRLAGTNATEGMEILNEDLVTVRQTLEDAVEQAVIYAEEVEA, encoded by the coding sequence ATGAAATTGCACGAGTACCAGGCGAAGCAGGTCTTCGCCGACGCGGGGGTTCCGACGCCCGCATCGACGCTGGCGACGACCGTCGACGACGCGGTCGACGCCGCCGAAGAGATCGGCTATCCGGTCGCGATCAAGGCACAGGTGCAGGTGGGCGGCCGCGGCAAGGCCGGCGGGATCAAGCTCGCCGAGAACGCCGAGCAGGCCCGTCAGTACGCCGACGAGATTCTCGGCATGGACCTCAAGGGCCTCCACGTCGACCGCGTCCTCGTCGAGGAAGCCGTCGACTTCGTCAACGAACTGTACGTCGGCGTGACGATGGACCGCGGCGAGGGCGAGCCCGTCGCGATGGTCTCGACACGCGGCGGCGTCAACATCGAGGAGGTCGCCGAGGAAGAGCCCGAGGCGATCGCGCGCGAGCACATCGACCCGGCCTTCGGCATGCACCACTACCAGGCCCGGAAGGTCGTCTACGACGCCGGTGTCGACCGCGAGGTCGCCAACGACGTCGCCGGCGTCCTCAAGACGCTGTACGACCTCTGGGAGGACAAGGACGGCTCCGACGCCGAGATCAACCCGCTGATGGTCACGGCCGACGACGAGGTCATCGCGGCCGACGCCGTGATGAACGTCGACGACGACGCCCTGTTCCGTCACCCTGACCTGGAGGAGATGGAAGACGAGGCCGACGCCGGTGACGAACTCGAACAGAAGGCCGACGAGTACGGCTTCGACTACGTCCGCCTGTCGGGCAACGTCGGCATCATCGGCAACGGTGCCGGCCTCGTGATGACGACGCTCGACCTCGTCGACCACTTCGGCGGCGAGCCGGCGAACTTCCTCGACGTGGGCGGCGGTGCGAAGGCCCAGCGGATCGCCAACGCGCTGGACATGGTCTTCTCCGACGACAACGTCGACTCCGTCGTGTTCAACATCTTCGGCGGGATCACGCGGGGCGACGAGGTCGCCAAGGGGATCAACCAGGCGCTCGAACAGTTCGACGAGATTCCCAAGCCCGTCGTCGTCCGACTCGCGGGCACCAACGCTACTGAAGGGATGGAGATTCTCAACGAAGACCTCGTGACCGTACGACAGACGCTGGAGGACGCCGTCGAACAGGCAGTCATCTACGCCGAGGAGGTGGAAGCATGA